The Chloracidobacterium sp. genome includes a window with the following:
- the tyrS gene encoding tyrosine--tRNA ligase → MPTFFDELTWRGLVHDHTPDLAQHMAEHRSLTVYAGFDPTAPSLHVGNLLPLLTLMRFQRAGHRPLALAGGGTGLIGDPSGKAAERPLLDADTIAANVAAIEQLLARFLDFSGTNAARIVNNLDWLGNLPLLTFLRETGKHFSLNMMLGKESVRRRLETGISYTEFSYMLLQARDYLELHDRYDCTLQIGGSDQWGNITAGIELIRRMRGRTVHGLTMPLVTKADGTKFGKTEQGAVWLTADRTSPYEFYQFWFNTEDAVVIRYLKSFTFLSPEAIGALETAVATAPEAREAQRALAAAVTEIVHGPAGLRTALAATDILFGGHPITDIDADTLLAIFHDAPSAEVSSSLFAGAGALLTDLATAAKLVASKSEARRLIEGGGLYFNNRRVESVHSRVAREQLIGGRYGVLRKGARTYHLIRLVDSPDAAGGDHDAS, encoded by the coding sequence ATGCCCACCTTTTTTGATGAATTGACTTGGCGTGGTCTCGTCCATGACCATACGCCCGATTTGGCTCAGCACATGGCGGAACACCGAAGCCTTACGGTGTATGCCGGGTTTGATCCGACGGCCCCCAGCCTGCATGTCGGCAATTTGCTGCCGCTACTCACACTGATGCGTTTTCAGCGCGCCGGTCATCGGCCGCTGGCGCTGGCCGGTGGGGGAACGGGACTGATTGGCGACCCCAGCGGCAAAGCTGCCGAACGTCCGCTACTCGACGCCGACACCATCGCGGCCAATGTAGCGGCTATCGAACAGTTGTTGGCGCGGTTTCTTGACTTTTCAGGCACCAACGCCGCGCGGATCGTCAACAACTTGGACTGGTTGGGCAATCTGCCGCTGCTGACGTTCCTGCGTGAAACGGGCAAGCATTTTTCCCTCAATATGATGCTCGGCAAAGAATCGGTGCGCCGCCGGTTGGAAACGGGCATCTCGTACACGGAATTCAGTTACATGCTCTTGCAGGCGCGTGACTACCTTGAACTCCACGACCGCTACGACTGTACGCTCCAAATCGGCGGCAGCGACCAGTGGGGCAACATCACGGCCGGCATTGAACTCATTCGTCGGATGCGCGGCCGCACCGTCCATGGGTTGACGATGCCGCTTGTCACCAAGGCGGACGGCACAAAGTTCGGCAAAACCGAACAGGGCGCGGTCTGGCTCACGGCTGACCGAACCTCGCCTTACGAGTTTTATCAGTTCTGGTTCAACACGGAAGACGCCGTAGTAATTCGCTACCTGAAGTCCTTCACGTTTCTCTCCCCCGAAGCGATTGGAGCGTTGGAAACCGCTGTTGCAACTGCGCCGGAAGCGCGGGAGGCGCAACGCGCGCTGGCCGCCGCCGTTACAGAAATTGTTCACGGCCCAGCCGGGTTACGGACGGCGCTAGCGGCGACCGACATTCTGTTTGGCGGCCATCCAATCACGGATATTGACGCCGACACCCTGCTGGCGATTTTTCATGACGCGCCTTCGGCTGAAGTTTCGTCGTCGCTCTTCGCCGGAGCGGGAGCTTTGCTAACCGACTTGGCGACCGCGGCCAAGTTGGTCGCTTCAAAGAGCGAAGCCCGCCGTCTGATTGAGGGTGGCGGCCTATACTTCAACAACCGGCGCGTCGAATCGGTTCATAGCCGTGTTGCGCGTGAGCAACTCATCGGCGGACGATATGGCGTTTTGCGCAAGGGCGCACGCACTTATCACCTGATTCGGTTGGTGGATTCCCCCGACGCCGCTGGCGGCGACCATGACGCCTCTTGA
- a CDS encoding FHA domain-containing protein — protein MTSNTAANEIACSVCGAPNAADWLYCQQCGSPLKAEATPAVPAASGGRPVEVPPTVVVKPPVPPTVAAQPAMSPPIVPPTVVAQPVVPPTVVAQPVVPPTVVAQPAIPPVPPTVVARSPVGEQADTVVCEHCGKVNAASNNFCAGCGAPLPSPLMKTIVRTSERPPTRPARLCLIQEGGGEGEVYEIKGNELTIGRNSGDIRFPHDGYMSGRHARIIRRGDEFILQDDNSRNGTFKKIDGPVTLKSGDVILIGKQLFRFEV, from the coding sequence ATGACATCCAACACTGCTGCAAATGAAATCGCTTGCTCGGTCTGTGGCGCGCCGAATGCGGCAGACTGGCTTTATTGTCAACAATGCGGCTCTCCGTTGAAAGCTGAAGCGACGCCTGCCGTCCCAGCCGCCTCAGGGGGACGTCCGGTTGAAGTTCCGCCGACGGTAGTCGTAAAGCCGCCGGTCCCACCAACCGTTGCTGCGCAGCCGGCGATGTCGCCGCCTATCGTTCCTCCAACCGTTGTCGCCCAGCCGGTGGTTCCGCCGACGGTCGTGGCGCAGCCGGTGGTTCCGCCGACAGTCGTGGCGCAGCCAGCAATACCGCCGGTGCCGCCAACGGTAGTGGCCCGCTCGCCCGTCGGAGAACAGGCCGACACGGTGGTCTGTGAACACTGCGGCAAAGTCAACGCAGCGTCCAATAACTTCTGCGCCGGCTGTGGTGCGCCTCTGCCGTCGCCGCTAATGAAGACCATCGTGCGCACCTCAGAGCGGCCGCCGACGCGACCGGCGCGACTCTGCCTGATTCAGGAAGGTGGCGGAGAAGGTGAAGTCTATGAGATCAAAGGGAATGAACTTACGATTGGTCGCAATTCGGGCGATATTCGATTTCCGCATGACGGCTACATGTCCGGTCGGCACGCCCGCATCATCCGCCGGGGGGATGAATTCATTCTTCAGGATGACAACTCACGAAACGGTACGTTCAAGAAAATTGACGGCCCGGTGACGCTCAAGTCGGGCGATGTGATTTTGATCGGCAAACAGTTGTTCCGCTTTGAAGTGTGA
- a CDS encoding protein phosphatase 2C domain-containing protein → MRRTGNEDNLQVVDLTSQRLGLTHREATLSPDVARHRLGPLGTLLIVSDGMGGAAAGEVASEMAVEIVAREMLRYVNAGVPPRDAMRYAADSANAAIWERSQNESAIRGLGATLTAVYLSAQEAVVSQVGDSRAYLIRGGTIRQLTEDQSWAAAAKKAGMQAANVPSNVILQALGTQRTVNTDITTEIVQPNDIFLLCSDGLSNKVEEHELLSYVTTADSLTAAAEALVKLANDRGGEDNITVILAQISLERPDAVGDLRTTQLLTSANASDEANPHITPRRVTADLQGYQTRQNLGVPTHSDLSPVADTAFVTQPLSPSGQGPASPSPRLSTGGKLFVVLALAAVAVIVSAGVAAMFWILQARAEKQSEAGKKNPVPLMHPPKPSPDAKPAASSPTESGRIGRTDDGKADDFKLDVDEVEKKLDQAKQQMDELAGRTEKLPGYEAWRKTFREKYDRLTQLKDALGRRRRQEVKDGDPSLSDIAEEVRQISRWLEEKLPPPLRKLEGAGAKALL, encoded by the coding sequence ATGCGGCGCACCGGCAACGAAGACAACTTGCAGGTTGTTGACCTAACCAGCCAACGACTAGGACTGACGCACCGGGAAGCGACGCTGTCGCCCGATGTGGCTCGGCATCGCCTTGGGCCGCTAGGGACGCTGTTGATTGTTAGCGATGGCATGGGTGGCGCAGCGGCCGGTGAAGTGGCCAGCGAGATGGCCGTGGAGATTGTCGCGCGCGAAATGCTGCGTTATGTGAACGCCGGCGTTCCCCCGCGCGACGCCATGCGATACGCGGCCGACAGCGCCAACGCCGCCATTTGGGAACGATCCCAAAATGAGAGCGCCATTCGCGGCCTTGGCGCAACGCTGACGGCCGTTTACCTCTCGGCTCAGGAAGCCGTTGTTTCGCAGGTTGGCGATTCGCGGGCGTATCTGATTCGCGGCGGGACAATTCGCCAGTTGACCGAGGATCAGTCGTGGGCCGCCGCCGCCAAAAAAGCCGGCATGCAAGCCGCCAATGTGCCGTCCAACGTCATCCTTCAGGCGTTGGGCACTCAGCGAACGGTCAATACCGACATCACCACCGAAATCGTTCAACCGAACGATATTTTTTTACTGTGCAGCGACGGCCTCTCCAACAAGGTTGAGGAGCATGAACTGCTGAGCTATGTGACGACGGCCGACTCCCTAACGGCGGCGGCCGAAGCGTTGGTGAAGCTGGCGAATGACCGGGGCGGCGAAGACAACATCACAGTTATCCTAGCCCAGATTTCTCTGGAACGCCCTGACGCGGTGGGCGATTTGCGTACAACGCAACTGCTGACTTCAGCGAACGCCTCTGACGAAGCGAACCCACATATCACACCTCGACGAGTCACCGCCGACCTTCAGGGCTATCAGACACGACAGAATTTAGGCGTTCCAACGCACAGCGATTTATCGCCAGTGGCGGATACAGCGTTTGTCACCCAGCCGTTATCGCCTTCCGGGCAAGGCCCGGCGTCACCGTCGCCCCGGCTTTCGACGGGCGGCAAACTGTTCGTCGTGTTGGCGTTGGCTGCTGTTGCGGTGATTGTGTCGGCGGGCGTAGCGGCGATGTTCTGGATTTTGCAAGCGCGCGCCGAGAAGCAATCCGAAGCCGGCAAAAAAAACCCGGTTCCACTGATGCATCCTCCCAAACCGTCGCCGGACGCCAAACCTGCCGCATCATCCCCCACAGAATCGGGTCGCATCGGACGCACCGATGACGGCAAGGCCGATGACTTCAAGCTGGACGTGGATGAGGTTGAAAAGAAACTGGATCAAGCCAAACAGCAAATGGATGAGTTGGCCGGCCGAACGGAGAAGCTGCCCGGCTATGAAGCTTGGCGCAAGACTTTTCGTGAAAAGTATGACCGACTAACGCAGCTCAAAGACGCACTTGGCCGCCGCCGCCGTCAGGAAGTGAAAGATGGCGATCCGTCGCTGAGCGACATCGCTGAAGAGGTCAGACAAATCTCCCGTTGGCTTGAGGAAAAATTGCCTCCGCCGCTGCGTAAGCTCGAAGGAGCGGGGGCAAAAGCGCTGCTCTGA
- a CDS encoding circularly permuted type 2 ATP-grasp protein: protein MTDNLAAAAADADRLDAALVERGILFAGKAMPVHLRPHFFTPTQRRRLETAAVAVLQAALAAEQGLFGGDRERLFTALRLHDAERRLLRLHPGYDNAVVWTRLDAFPTTNEVFFLEFNHDAPAGVGYSAAMTEIFLELPIVRRFAERYTLESDEPRPALLAALLSAYRDFGGVEHPTIGIVDWTDVRTSSDQIILRDYFTAQGYPAVIADPREVTLRRGRLYAGNVRLDIVYRRVVTSELLTKLDETRDFVTAYQTHAACFVNSFRCRVSENKAFFSFLTDPEQLAFLPEDARRTLLQHLPWTRIAAEQTVSLPDGRRVDLCEHVVRHRAEYVLKPADAYGGTNVYVGDETDEATWTNILRRAVRDDALWVVQRRVPTPVEVFPVRRADGGFDFTPMKYNANPFYLGGRIAGAVVRTSHNAVVNVSAGGGSIPTFTVTPRC from the coding sequence ATGACAGACAACTTGGCCGCCGCAGCCGCCGACGCCGACCGACTTGACGCGGCGCTTGTTGAACGCGGCATCCTCTTTGCCGGCAAGGCGATGCCGGTTCATTTGCGCCCGCACTTCTTCACGCCAACACAACGACGGCGGCTGGAGACGGCCGCCGTCGCTGTCCTCCAAGCGGCTCTAGCGGCGGAACAAGGGCTTTTCGGCGGCGACCGTGAACGACTCTTCACGGCGCTGCGTCTCCACGACGCCGAACGCCGACTTTTGCGTCTCCATCCGGGCTATGACAACGCCGTCGTCTGGACGCGCTTGGACGCTTTCCCCACCACTAATGAGGTGTTCTTCTTGGAGTTCAACCATGACGCGCCGGCCGGCGTCGGCTATTCGGCGGCGATGACAGAAATCTTTCTAGAGCTGCCGATTGTACGGCGTTTTGCCGAACGCTACACGCTGGAGTCGGACGAACCACGCCCAGCGTTGCTGGCGGCTTTACTAAGCGCCTACCGTGATTTTGGCGGCGTAGAGCACCCTACCATCGGCATTGTGGACTGGACGGATGTCCGTACGTCGTCCGACCAAATCATCCTGCGGGATTACTTCACTGCGCAGGGCTATCCGGCGGTTATCGCCGACCCGCGCGAGGTGACGCTGCGGCGGGGACGGCTCTACGCTGGGAATGTCCGACTAGATATTGTGTACCGGCGGGTAGTCACCAGCGAGTTGCTGACCAAGCTTGATGAAACCCGTGACTTCGTTACAGCTTACCAGACGCACGCCGCCTGCTTCGTTAACTCATTCCGCTGTCGCGTCAGTGAAAACAAGGCGTTCTTCAGCTTTCTGACCGACCCGGAACAGCTAGCGTTTCTGCCAGAAGATGCTCGCCGAACACTCCTCCAACACTTGCCTTGGACGCGCATCGCGGCGGAACAAACCGTCAGCCTCCCTGACGGCCGCCGCGTCGACCTCTGTGAGCATGTTGTTCGCCATCGAGCGGAATACGTCCTCAAACCGGCGGATGCCTACGGCGGAACGAATGTCTATGTCGGCGACGAAACTGACGAGGCGACATGGACGAACATCCTTCGGCGAGCCGTCCGAGACGACGCGCTCTGGGTCGTTCAGCGGCGCGTCCCAACGCCGGTAGAAGTCTTTCCTGTTCGTCGGGCTGACGGCGGCTTCGACTTTACGCCGATGAAGTACAACGCCAACCCGTTTTATTTGGGCGGCCGCATCGCCGGGGCCGTTGTGCGTACGTCCCACAACGCCGTCGTCAATGTCAGCGCCGGCGGGGGCAGCATTCCGACCTTCACAGTGACGCCGCGTTGCTGA
- a CDS encoding DUF4870 domain-containing protein — MTPQSPYQQPPYPPSNPYQSIPPSGGDQPPGPLGMQPNVAGMLAYAPCCIGLIFAIILLATEKNNRFVKFHAWQGLFFHLLLTVIGVLNSIMGVILGAIHTILSLLSTLFGLVLFLAGLGLSIFLMIKAYGNATPKLPLIGDFAEKQS; from the coding sequence ATGACGCCACAAAGCCCTTATCAACAACCCCCTTACCCGCCTTCGAATCCATACCAATCCATCCCGCCAAGTGGAGGTGATCAACCACCGGGGCCGCTGGGGATGCAACCCAACGTCGCCGGCATGCTGGCCTACGCCCCCTGCTGCATTGGCCTCATTTTTGCCATCATTCTCCTTGCCACGGAAAAAAACAACCGTTTCGTCAAGTTCCACGCTTGGCAGGGGCTATTTTTTCACCTTTTGCTGACGGTGATTGGCGTTCTGAACTCCATTATGGGCGTGATTCTTGGCGCCATCCATACAATCCTTTCGCTGCTTTCCACCCTATTCGGGTTAGTGCTTTTCCTCGCCGGACTTGGACTATCCATCTTTCTGATGATCAAGGCATACGGCAACGCGACGCCGAAACTGCCGCTGATCGGCGATTTCGCTGAAAAGCAATCCTAA
- a CDS encoding trypsin-like peptidase domain-containing protein has product MNRSCVPFLIGLLMWFSGASAAQRPAAQRPATRSPSTTTLPTIADVVARTNGGVVNIQSVSEDGGTSIGSGFCLDAKGEIVTNFHVIRDALKVGGPILVVTQDGRTLAASVRGYDEATDLALLEVDVGQKPLPALALGDSDAVRVGDWVIAIGSPFELDHTVTVGIISGKGRSGLDGAYDDFLQTDAAINFGNSGGPLVALTGEVIGINTLVLARGQGLGFAIPVNILKDILPDLRTLGRVRRRSIGVEAVDISAFDRRGLGLTGTARGVRVVKVERGLPGDQAGLRRDDVILAVNNTPVLSSGHFNRLIARSRPGDALQIRIRREEKEYTVIATPIEKK; this is encoded by the coding sequence ATGAACAGGTCTTGTGTTCCTTTCCTCATTGGCTTACTGATGTGGTTCAGCGGCGCTTCGGCGGCGCAACGACCGGCGGCGCAACGACCGGCGACGCGGTCGCCATCCACAACGACGCTCCCAACAATTGCGGATGTTGTGGCGCGTACCAACGGCGGCGTCGTTAACATTCAATCGGTTTCCGAAGATGGCGGCACATCCATCGGCAGCGGGTTCTGTCTCGACGCCAAGGGTGAGATTGTCACCAACTTCCACGTCATCCGGGACGCGCTTAAGGTGGGCGGCCCAATTCTGGTTGTCACGCAGGACGGCCGCACGCTGGCCGCCAGTGTGCGAGGTTATGACGAAGCGACTGACTTGGCGCTCCTCGAAGTGGATGTCGGACAAAAACCGCTTCCTGCACTGGCGTTGGGCGACAGCGACGCCGTACGAGTCGGCGACTGGGTGATCGCTATCGGCAGCCCCTTTGAACTTGACCACACGGTAACGGTCGGCATCATCAGCGGCAAAGGACGCAGCGGACTCGATGGAGCGTATGACGACTTTCTACAAACCGACGCCGCGATTAACTTCGGCAATTCTGGCGGGCCGCTGGTGGCGCTGACTGGCGAAGTCATTGGCATCAACACGCTGGTGCTGGCGCGCGGTCAGGGACTCGGCTTCGCCATCCCCGTCAACATTTTGAAAGACATCCTCCCCGACCTGCGAACGCTAGGGCGCGTGCGCCGTCGCTCGATCGGCGTCGAAGCTGTGGACATCTCGGCGTTTGACCGGCGCGGTCTAGGTCTTACCGGAACGGCGCGCGGTGTCCGAGTCGTCAAAGTGGAGCGTGGCCTACCTGGCGACCAAGCCGGACTGCGGCGCGACGACGTGATCCTAGCTGTAAACAACACCCCAGTGCTGTCCAGCGGTCATTTTAATCGGCTGATTGCCCGCAGTCGTCCAGGCGACGCTCTTCAGATTCGCATTCGCCGTGAAGAAAAGGAATACACCGTCATTGCCACACCAATTGAAAAGAAGTAA
- a CDS encoding serine/threonine protein kinase, which produces MTAFYENIKVLGSGAHAVVYLARDTTTGDLYAVKEFLGGGRAAHFFFRELSSLTALQHSNIVRCFDVIYGQEGARNKLVLEYAAGGSLRDVLNRRGALPMREAAEVMRDVAAGLAYAHDRQVLHRDLKPENILVFPDAAGRTTYKIADLGIANHLANVFDRQKPNGSPAYMAPEQFYDFATYASDLYSLGVIFYELLTGDRPFQGLPEELFVKHAKQPPDLNPIPEAVRPIVAKLLQKSPAERPRSAQALHYLLEAQLASLSAPAGVSVFAVGYSGDAPLPADDTTQAPAPPAQEHVSEHISVLEPLFSYELAGSQQLFTLNPSRRAVVYIVDDRTTGFLELDRRRFVPYFLPERITAAAAPTLQARTSYFATNRHLYALTATEHAPRRLFQLLFPVTSLAVTPSETLLILANKALVAGYSLEGRRQWEIELYNYLQSPQLVVLSEDDVLVSSGPIHPAVTWLDARGRIKYRIALPAPALTLLRASGEGDFQVALFGDGGQQPMRLLTFRGDREVAAQDLGEAAYAAKNHGDFVTFFHPSGRISLASNGLVIAEYQPVGMILDDAWAPVARAYVHLERRPPHTFVNVFRLTTFRPATYTPPETT; this is translated from the coding sequence ATGACGGCCTTCTACGAAAACATCAAAGTCCTCGGCAGCGGCGCGCACGCCGTCGTCTATCTGGCGCGGGACACAACCACCGGCGACCTATACGCCGTCAAGGAATTCCTGGGCGGCGGCCGCGCCGCCCATTTCTTTTTTCGCGAGCTTTCCTCGCTGACGGCGCTTCAGCACTCCAACATTGTTCGGTGCTTCGACGTGATTTACGGGCAGGAAGGCGCGCGCAACAAGTTGGTGCTGGAATACGCCGCTGGTGGAAGCCTGCGGGACGTTCTCAACCGGCGCGGCGCGCTGCCGATGAGGGAGGCTGCGGAGGTGATGCGGGATGTGGCCGCCGGTCTAGCCTACGCGCACGACCGTCAGGTGCTACACCGTGATTTGAAGCCGGAAAACATTCTGGTCTTTCCCGACGCCGCTGGCAGAACCACCTACAAAATCGCCGACCTCGGTATCGCCAATCATTTAGCGAATGTGTTTGACCGACAAAAGCCGAACGGTTCCCCGGCTTACATGGCACCGGAGCAGTTTTATGACTTCGCAACGTACGCCAGCGACCTCTACTCACTCGGCGTCATCTTCTATGAACTGCTTACCGGCGACCGACCCTTTCAGGGCTTACCAGAGGAACTCTTTGTCAAGCATGCTAAGCAGCCGCCCGATTTGAACCCGATACCGGAAGCCGTCCGGCCTATCGTCGCTAAACTCCTGCAGAAATCACCTGCTGAGCGACCCAGATCGGCGCAGGCGCTCCACTACCTCTTGGAGGCTCAACTTGCGTCACTGTCCGCGCCGGCCGGCGTGAGCGTCTTCGCTGTCGGCTATAGCGGCGACGCACCGCTGCCCGCCGACGATACAACGCAAGCGCCGGCCCCACCAGCGCAGGAACACGTCTCAGAACACATCTCGGTACTCGAACCACTGTTTAGCTATGAACTGGCTGGCAGCCAACAACTGTTTACGCTCAACCCAAGTCGGCGCGCGGTGGTGTACATTGTGGACGACCGGACAACCGGCTTTCTTGAGCTAGACCGACGACGGTTCGTACCCTATTTCCTCCCGGAGCGGATTACGGCGGCGGCCGCACCGACACTGCAGGCGAGGACCAGCTACTTTGCCACGAATCGCCATCTCTACGCCCTCACAGCGACCGAGCACGCGCCGCGCCGCCTTTTCCAACTCCTCTTTCCGGTAACGAGCCTAGCGGTCACGCCGTCCGAAACCCTGCTGATTCTAGCCAACAAGGCGCTGGTCGCCGGGTACTCACTGGAGGGGCGACGACAATGGGAAATCGAGTTGTACAACTACCTTCAGTCGCCACAGCTTGTCGTTCTGAGTGAGGACGACGTGTTGGTGTCGTCGGGACCGATTCATCCAGCGGTGACGTGGCTAGACGCGCGCGGCCGCATTAAGTATCGCATCGCGCTTCCTGCGCCGGCGTTGACCTTGCTGCGCGCTTCCGGGGAAGGTGATTTTCAGGTGGCGCTATTCGGCGACGGTGGTCAGCAACCCATGCGGTTGCTGACCTTTCGCGGCGACCGCGAAGTGGCGGCGCAAGACCTGGGCGAGGCGGCTTACGCCGCCAAAAATCATGGGGATTTCGTCACTTTTTTTCATCCCTCAGGGCGGATTTCGCTGGCGTCGAACGGATTAGTGATTGCCGAATATCAGCCGGTCGGTATGATACTGGACGACGCTTGGGCGCCGGTGGCGCGCGCCTACGTGCATCTTGAGCGCCGCCCGCCGCACACGTTCGTCAATGTTTTTCGCCTAACGACGTTTCGCCCGGCAACATACACGCCGCCGGAAACAACCTGA